The region CGACATAGGAAAAGCCACGAGCCACGAGGTGGAAGGAAAACATACCACCATAGGAGCCGACCTTGCCAGAAGATACCAGGAAAAACCGATCGTTATTAACTCGATCGAATCGCACCACGAGGACGTGGAAGCGGAATCTGTAATAGCAACTCTCGTTGCCGCCGCGGACGCCCTTAGCGCCTCCCGCCCCGGAGCGAGATCGGAAATGCTCGAAGCCTATGTAAAAAGACTCAAACAGCTTGAGGAGATAACGAACTCTTTCGCCGGAGTGGAAAAGACCTTCGCCATTCAGGCTGGCCGCGAAATAAGGGTCTCTGTTCTGCCCGACAAGATAGACGACGGAAAAGCGTATATTCTCGCCAAGGATATCGCCAAGAAGATCGAGAACGAGATGTCCTACCCTGGCGAAATAAAGGTAACCGTTATCAGGGAAACAAGAGTTACCGAGTTCGCGCGGTAATCCGGCGGACGCGCCCCAGATGAAGACACTAATTATTGGCGACATAATCGGCAATATCGGCAGGGAAACCCTGAAGGCCACTTTGCCGAAGGTTGTAGACATGTATAAGGTCGATTGCGTGATAGCCAACGGCGAAAATCTCGCCGGCGGTTTCGGGATCACCAAGGGAACAGCCGATCAGATCTTCGAGATGGGTGTGGACGTTATCACCTCCGGCAACCATATCTGGGACAAAAAGGAAGCGCTTAAACTCCTTGACCACGAAAAGAGGATATTGCGCCCTCACAACTACCCGCCGAACACGGTGCCCGGCACCGGCGCGAGGGTTTATGACATAAACGGTTTCAAGATCGGCGTCATAAATCTCATGGGGAGGGTATTCATGAACTTTTACGACGACCCTTTCAGGTCGGCTGACGAGATACTGGGGTGGATTAAAAATGAAACGAACCTGATATTCGTCGATTTTCACGGCGAGGCAACCTCCGAAAAACAGGCGATGGGATACTATCTCGACGGGAGGGTCACCTCCATAACATGCACCCATACGCATGTGCAGACCGCCGATGAGAGGATACTCAATGGCGGATCGGCATACATCACCGATGTCGGGATGGTCGGCCCGATAGATTCCATTATCGGGCTGAAAAGGGAAGAGGCTATGCGCCGTTTCCACACCCTCATCCCGCAACGCTTCATGGAAGTGCCGGAAGGGGAAGGAATAATGTGCGCGGTATTGGTGGAAGCGGATGAAAAAACCGGCAAGGCGAAATCAATTACCAGGCTCCAGCTGAAATATGACGGAAAAAGGAAAATGCATTAGCCCGGCAACTCCGGCACATACCGACCGGTCTCTGCTGAAAAACTTTTAAAACAGCGCTATATGGCGTTATATCAAGTTGGGTGTATAATGCTCATCTTTGCATGGGGCACCGTCGCCAAGTGGTAAGGCCGCGGACTGCAAATCCGCTATCCCCGGTTCGAATCCGGGCGGTGCCTCCAATTAATCCCCGCAAAAGGAATTTCCCGAATGTTGTCACGGTACAGACCCTCCTTTGGCGTCAGTGAATTCGCCGCCGCACTCCGCATCCCTCGCACAGACGATGTCGAAATATTCGAAACTGCGTTCGCGCAAAAACTTGGACACAAACACGCAATAGCCTTCCCGTACGGACGCACAGGACTCTCCCTTCTCCTCGAAGCGCTTGGAATAAAGGGGAAGGAGATCATCTGCCCAGCCTACACATGCGTTGTAGTGCCGAACGCAATCGCGCATAGCGGGAACTCCCCGGTCTTCGTCGACTGCGAAGAGAACGGGTTCAACATGGATCTCGATTTGGCGCTTGAGGCGATTACCGAAAATACGGCGGCGATCATCGCAACATCCCTTTTCGGCGAACCTGTCGACCTCGACAGGCTGAATGCCATCCAGAGGGAACATGGACATATCAAGATCATCCAGGACTGCGCGCACGCTTTCACCGCCGAATGGAAAGGGAGGCCTGTGCGAAAACATGGCGTCGCCGCCCTCTACGGCCTTAGCATAAGCAAGCCGATGACATCCATCTTCGGAGGGATGGTCGCCACTGACGACGATGAACTCGCCAGGAGACTCCGAAGCATTTCCAGGGAACGTCTGAAACCGGCGCCCCTTCTCAAGTCGATAAGGAGATTTTTCTATCTTCTCTTTGCATCCTTCGCCTTCATCCAGCCCGTTTACGCGCTCCTTAACAGGCTGGAGAGAGCCGGGATATCCAATCCTATATTCACCGACGATGACGGAGGCGAAACAGGGATGCCGAACGATTTCCTTATCGCGATGTCACCGCTGGAGGCGAGGGTCGGCATGGCGCAACTGGAGAAGCTGGACCGGATAGCGGAGAGCTGTAAAAAACTCGCGAAAATCTACAATGAAATCCTGGATGGCACACCGTTCCTCCGCCTCCCCCCGGCAACGGAAGGTTCCGTCTACTCGACCTACGCGGCGCGCATCTCACCGCCGGAACCGCTCGTCGAATTCATGGAAAAACAGGGGATAGAGCTTGGGCGGTTCATCGAATACTCGGTTGAAGAGCTTGAAGGTTTCAAATCGTGCAAATATATCGGGAACAAGCTGTCGCAACGATATTCCGAAACGGTGCTGAACCTTCCGACAGGCCCGCATATTGACGAAATTTCGGCAAGGAAGGTCTGCCGTCTTATAATGGAATTTACAGGATAAAACATGGTCGAGAACGGATGAAAGAGAGAATGGATGTTTCGAAACAGCTTATTTATTTTTAAGGTGCGGATGTTTATCTGGCGGTTTGAGCCTTTCTTCCGCAGATTGAAAAGGATCGTGGTCCTTTCCGCCCTGGTGACCATCCCCGCGGGGGGACTTGTAGGATATTCTCTGACCTACCCCGACATCTCCTCACTTAAAACCAAAAACCCGAAGAAAACCTCTTTCATGCAACTGAGGGAGAATGAGTGGGAACGAAAGGGGAGGAAGAAGAAGGTTGTCCAGCAGTGGATCCCGCTTGCGAATATATCACCGTTCCTTGTCGACGCAGTGCTGATACGGGAGGACGACAAGTTCTGGAACCATGACGGATTCGATATCGACGGAATACAAAACGCCCTGATAAAGGATATCAAGGAACTGGAACTTAAAGCGGGAGGGAGCACAATCACGCAACAGCTGGCGAAGAACCTTTTCCTCTCCGCGAAGAAAACGCCGACCCGGAAGCTCCGCGAAGCGATAATCACATGGCGGATGGAGCAGACATTATCCAAGAGAAGAATTCTCGAACTCTATCTGAACGTCGCCGAGTGGGGCGATGGGATTTTCGGCGCCGAGGCGGCCGCACGGCACTACTTCAATAAACCGGCGACGGAACTGACGCTAGAAGAGGCTACACGTCTAGCAATAGCTTTGCCGAACCCGCGCAAGATAAATCCCATCGGTGATTCGGAGTATGTGACAGAGCAGTCGGCAAACATCTACCGTGCGGTGGTAAAGCGGCACAAGGGTGAGGCTTTATACGAGGGACTGGAGCCTGAGCCGGAGGGATAGCGCACCCATCTCACTGCTATTCCAAACCGTTAGGAACAGAACTTCACAGCTCTCCTCGATTCTGACGGAGGATCAAGGAACGATCTACTGCCAAATCTACTACCCCTGCAGCAACTCAGGCTCGACAGCGATATTCCTCTTTGAATCGTCGAGCCAAATCTGCCCATCCTGAATGGTGCACTGAAGAGCCATCGTCCTGTCGGCCATCTCGCCTAGCGCTTTGGTTGCCGGGTATGGCAGGGCGATAACCTTCAGGTTCTCATGGCGCGCTACTTTTTCGCCTATACCGTCCCACCACGGTTGAACCGGTCGCCCGCCGTAGGCGTAAACGTAAACCTGTTTTGCGCGGTTGCACGCCTTCTTTATTCTCCGCTCGTCCGGGAGACCAACGTCTATCCAGATTTCGATTTCGTCCGTCATGCTTTTCTGCCAGATATCCGGCTCATCCTCGGAAGAGACCCCTTCGGTAAATTTGAGATCCTCCGAGGCGTGAAGCGCGAACGCAAGAAGGCGCACCATCATCCGCTCCGCCGTCTCTGATGGATGTTGCGCGATAGTAACGGACATCTCCTCGAAATAGCTCCTGTCCATATCCGACACATTGAGTTTTACTTTATATACCGTCGCCTTCGTCGCCATCTTGTTCTACTTCTTCTCCATCGCTATAAACATTTCGACTCCCTTTCTCATTCCTGCCCCGCTCTTCCGCGTCATTCCCGCCCCGCATAAAGTGCGTGGTAAACTCCGGCGGGGATCCAGCTTTCAACATACTTTATCCCTTTGCCGTAAATATAACCATAGCCACTGACCGGCATTTGGGACTAACCAATACAGCGCTCCTCACTTCACAGGTTGCCTTTTCCTCTCCCGCCTCCGCGCAGAACAACTCCATTGCTGGCCGAACTGCTTCCGATAATTTAACCCCCTAATACAAATTCGGCTATAATCGAAACGAAAGCAAAACTGCTCAATAAATAGAGAAGCGGAGGTATGTATATGAGCGAGGTTTACTTTAAACTGCATCTTGAAGCTCTTGAAGAGGGCGGGTACGTTGCCACTAGCAAAGATCTCCCCGGTCTTGTAGCACAAGGGAGAACATTGTCTGAAACTATCGAAATAGCCCATGACGTAGCCAGAAAGCTTATAGAATCCTACAAAGAACATGGCGACCCTATGCCCGAAGGAATCAGGAAACCGGACAAGGAAATTGATATCGATATCGCAGTCGGAATTGGTTAATGGGGCCGCTTGCAGGCTTTCGGTATGTGGAAGTAGTACGCAAACTTAAAAAGGCCGGATTTGAGTTCGATAGAAATGCCAAGGGGAGCCATGAAATATGGAGAAATCCCGTTACCCGTTTAAGGACAACCGTTCCAAACCATCCTGGCGATATGCCGGAGGGAACACTAAGAGCCATACTGAAACAGGCCGGAATAAAAGTAGAGGATTTTCTCAATATTTGACCTGATAAAGAGACCCATAAAACGAATATCAAAGATGGCACTTTCATTTGGAGAGAGAATAAAATGAAAAAGAAATGGATGGGCGAACTCGAAACAATCATGGAACAAAAGGATCCTAATGTTCGGAGACAAAAGCTTAATGAACTGGCAATACATATGGGTGTTTCAGTAGCCGCTATTGCAACTGCAAACGGCGTTATCGAGGAAAACCTTATCATTGA is a window of Nitrospinota bacterium DNA encoding:
- a CDS encoding TIGR00282 family metallophosphoesterase, encoding MKTLIIGDIIGNIGRETLKATLPKVVDMYKVDCVIANGENLAGGFGITKGTADQIFEMGVDVITSGNHIWDKKEALKLLDHEKRILRPHNYPPNTVPGTGARVYDINGFKIGVINLMGRVFMNFYDDPFRSADEILGWIKNETNLIFVDFHGEATSEKQAMGYYLDGRVTSITCTHTHVQTADERILNGGSAYITDVGMVGPIDSIIGLKREEAMRRFHTLIPQRFMEVPEGEGIMCAVLVEADEKTGKAKSITRLQLKYDGKRKMH
- a CDS encoding DegT/DnrJ/EryC1/StrS family aminotransferase, which encodes MLSRYRPSFGVSEFAAALRIPRTDDVEIFETAFAQKLGHKHAIAFPYGRTGLSLLLEALGIKGKEIICPAYTCVVVPNAIAHSGNSPVFVDCEENGFNMDLDLALEAITENTAAIIATSLFGEPVDLDRLNAIQREHGHIKIIQDCAHAFTAEWKGRPVRKHGVAALYGLSISKPMTSIFGGMVATDDDELARRLRSISRERLKPAPLLKSIRRFFYLLFASFAFIQPVYALLNRLERAGISNPIFTDDDGGETGMPNDFLIAMSPLEARVGMAQLEKLDRIAESCKKLAKIYNEILDGTPFLRLPPATEGSVYSTYAARISPPEPLVEFMEKQGIELGRFIEYSVEELEGFKSCKYIGNKLSQRYSETVLNLPTGPHIDEISARKVCRLIMEFTG
- the mtgA gene encoding monofunctional biosynthetic peptidoglycan transglycosylase → MFIWRFEPFFRRLKRIVVLSALVTIPAGGLVGYSLTYPDISSLKTKNPKKTSFMQLRENEWERKGRKKKVVQQWIPLANISPFLVDAVLIREDDKFWNHDGFDIDGIQNALIKDIKELELKAGGSTITQQLAKNLFLSAKKTPTRKLREAIITWRMEQTLSKRRILELYLNVAEWGDGIFGAEAAARHYFNKPATELTLEEATRLAIALPNPRKINPIGDSEYVTEQSANIYRAVVKRHKGEALYEGLEPEPEG
- a CDS encoding YaeQ family protein gives rise to the protein MATKATVYKVKLNVSDMDRSYFEEMSVTIAQHPSETAERMMVRLLAFALHASEDLKFTEGVSSEDEPDIWQKSMTDEIEIWIDVGLPDERRIKKACNRAKQVYVYAYGGRPVQPWWDGIGEKVARHENLKVIALPYPATKALGEMADRTMALQCTIQDGQIWLDDSKRNIAVEPELLQG
- a CDS encoding type II toxin-antitoxin system HicB family antitoxin — its product is MSEVYFKLHLEALEEGGYVATSKDLPGLVAQGRTLSETIEIAHDVARKLIESYKEHGDPMPEGIRKPDKEIDIDIAVGIG
- a CDS encoding type II toxin-antitoxin system HicA family toxin; the protein is MGPLAGFRYVEVVRKLKKAGFEFDRNAKGSHEIWRNPVTRLRTTVPNHPGDMPEGTLRAILKQAGIKVEDFLNI